A window of Brachybacterium fresconis contains these coding sequences:
- a CDS encoding carbohydrate ABC transporter permease, translating into MSTATDTPVGRGPDAPRTPSADASRRRAPHDGEYSKAEAWRRRLPLMPAFLFVVICTQIPFLLTIWYSLRSWNLLRPEGEKFVGLRNYLDIFVDSTFRTAALNSILITLGCVLVSLVFGLVLALLLDRKFFGRGFIRTLLITPFLIMPVAGAMLWSISMFNPSYGLVNWLISIVGISPVDWTSQLPMLSIIIALVWQWTPFMMLLLLAGLQSQTGDVLEAASMDGAGPWTTFVYITLPHLRFYLELSVLLGAIYVVNTFDQIYLMTAGGPGTASANLPFYIYQRAFLGFDIGQSSAMGVITVIATIIVAMFALRLIFTSINSKEQS; encoded by the coding sequence ATGAGCACAGCCACTGACACGCCCGTCGGCCGCGGACCGGATGCGCCGCGCACCCCGTCGGCCGACGCATCCCGCCGACGCGCCCCGCACGACGGGGAGTACTCGAAGGCCGAGGCCTGGCGGCGCCGGCTGCCCCTGATGCCCGCGTTCCTCTTCGTGGTCATCTGCACCCAGATCCCCTTCCTGCTGACGATCTGGTACTCGCTGCGCTCCTGGAACCTGCTGCGCCCCGAGGGCGAGAAGTTCGTGGGCCTGCGCAACTACCTCGACATCTTCGTCGACTCCACGTTCCGCACCGCGGCCCTGAACTCGATCCTCATCACCCTGGGCTGCGTGCTGGTCTCGCTGGTGTTCGGGCTCGTGCTGGCACTGCTGCTGGACCGGAAGTTCTTCGGCCGCGGATTCATCCGCACGCTGCTGATCACGCCGTTCCTCATCATGCCGGTGGCCGGGGCGATGCTCTGGTCGATCTCGATGTTCAACCCCTCCTACGGCCTGGTGAACTGGCTGATCTCGATCGTGGGCATCTCCCCGGTGGACTGGACCAGCCAGCTGCCGATGCTCTCGATCATCATCGCGCTGGTGTGGCAGTGGACGCCGTTCATGATGCTGCTGCTGTTGGCGGGGCTGCAGTCCCAGACCGGGGACGTGCTCGAGGCCGCCTCGATGGACGGGGCCGGGCCCTGGACCACCTTCGTGTACATCACCCTGCCCCACCTGCGGTTCTACCTCGAGCTGTCGGTGCTGCTGGGCGCGATCTACGTCGTCAACACCTTCGACCAGATCTACCTGATGACCGCAGGGGGCCCGGGCACCGCCAGTGCCAACCTGCCGTTCTACATCTATCAGCGCGCGTTCCTCGGCTTCGACATCGGGCAGTCCTCGGCGATGGGCGTGATCACCGTGATCGCCACGATCATCGTCGCCATGTTCGCGCTGCGGCTGATCTTCACGAGCATCAACAGCAAGGAGCAGTCATGA
- a CDS encoding carbohydrate ABC transporter permease, translating into MHLRGLLGYTATYAVLAVAAVLTLGPFLFSVMTAFTSTRQFAQEGPLSIPAPPVLESFMALFAPSAGADGFVTPVVVTVQMVAVVLVGQMVFSVLAAYAFAQLRFPGRDLLFWVYVATLMVPQVVVVVPLYLMMSEAGLRNTFWALVLPFVLGSPYAIFLLRENFRGVPSELMDAMRIDGAGTLRLLWHLVVPLNRPIIVTLVLITVVTHWNNFMWPMVITSGPEWRTITVATSALQSQYDNNWTLVMAGTTLAMLPLVILMIVFQKQITRSVGDATLR; encoded by the coding sequence ATGCACCTGCGCGGCCTGCTCGGCTACACGGCCACCTACGCGGTGCTCGCGGTCGCGGCCGTGCTCACCCTGGGCCCGTTCCTGTTCTCGGTGATGACCGCCTTCACCTCGACGCGGCAGTTTGCCCAGGAGGGCCCGCTGTCGATCCCCGCGCCGCCGGTGCTCGAGAGTTTCATGGCCCTCTTCGCTCCGTCCGCTGGGGCGGACGGGTTCGTGACCCCCGTGGTGGTGACCGTGCAGATGGTCGCCGTGGTCCTGGTGGGGCAGATGGTGTTCTCGGTGCTGGCCGCCTATGCGTTCGCCCAGCTGCGCTTCCCCGGTCGTGACCTGCTGTTCTGGGTGTACGTGGCGACGCTGATGGTGCCGCAGGTGGTCGTGGTGGTGCCGCTGTACCTGATGATGAGCGAAGCAGGCCTGCGCAACACCTTCTGGGCGCTGGTGCTGCCCTTCGTGCTGGGCTCGCCGTACGCGATCTTCCTGCTGCGGGAGAACTTCCGCGGCGTGCCCAGCGAGCTGATGGATGCGATGCGGATCGACGGGGCGGGCACGCTGCGCCTGCTGTGGCACCTGGTGGTGCCGCTGAACCGCCCGATCATCGTGACCCTGGTGCTGATCACGGTGGTCACGCACTGGAACAACTTCATGTGGCCGATGGTGATCACCTCCGGGCCCGAGTGGCGCACGATCACGGTGGCCACCTCCGCGCTGCAGTCGCAGTACGACAACAACTGGACGCTGGTGATGGCCGGGACCACCCTGGCGATGCTGCCGCTGGTGATCCTGATGATCGTCTTCCAGAAGCAGATCACCCGCTCGGTCGGCGACGCGACGCTGCGCTGA
- a CDS encoding ABC transporter substrate-binding protein, with the protein MLKRRTLLSSFAAAGLLTTAAACSPSSDDGGGSGEDGKATLTFRLWDENAVAAYEESFKAFTADSGWQVEIDVVPWGDYWTRLPLDVASGDAADVYWMNSANYVLYKDSEDLLDIHEVIPDGASQWEQSVVDLYTRDGGLWGVPQIWDSIALFYNKALVEEAGVDPSALAFDPTAETDELRDAATALTMDGEGRHPGEEDFDVDAREQFGFNSQADRQAIIGPMLASNGATWQEDDKYTFASPEGIEAFQYMADLINVEHVAPSAADTNENGDFTRDLFTQGKLGLFQSGPYSLTAVSEGVADSFEWALAAPVAGPEGAKSLVHGVVAVGNAKADEDKQEGIAALLTWLGSVDGQLPLAEKGVSFPAHVDAQQAFLDFWEDKGIDVSVFVDAAKDAAEADTGARANAGLEAVMPIFQEVFIGRLTAEEGIPQAQEEGNAAMAG; encoded by the coding sequence ATGCTCAAGCGCCGCACCCTGCTCTCCTCCTTCGCCGCCGCCGGTCTGCTGACCACCGCGGCCGCGTGCTCCCCCTCCAGCGACGACGGCGGGGGCTCCGGCGAGGACGGCAAGGCCACGTTGACCTTCCGGCTCTGGGACGAGAACGCCGTGGCGGCCTACGAGGAGTCCTTCAAGGCCTTCACCGCAGACAGCGGCTGGCAGGTCGAGATCGACGTGGTCCCGTGGGGCGACTACTGGACCCGCCTGCCGCTCGATGTGGCCAGCGGCGATGCGGCCGACGTGTACTGGATGAACTCCGCCAACTATGTCCTGTACAAGGACTCCGAGGACCTGCTGGACATCCACGAGGTGATCCCCGACGGCGCCTCCCAGTGGGAGCAGAGCGTCGTGGACCTCTACACCCGCGACGGCGGCCTGTGGGGCGTGCCCCAGATCTGGGACTCGATCGCCCTGTTCTACAACAAGGCGCTGGTCGAGGAGGCGGGTGTGGACCCGTCGGCCCTCGCCTTCGATCCCACCGCCGAGACCGACGAGCTGCGCGACGCCGCGACGGCCCTGACGATGGACGGCGAGGGGCGGCATCCGGGCGAGGAGGACTTCGACGTCGACGCCCGCGAGCAGTTCGGCTTCAACTCACAGGCGGACCGCCAGGCGATCATCGGCCCGATGCTGGCGTCGAACGGCGCGACCTGGCAGGAGGACGACAAGTACACCTTCGCCTCCCCCGAGGGCATCGAGGCGTTCCAGTACATGGCCGACCTGATCAACGTCGAGCACGTGGCCCCCAGCGCGGCCGACACCAACGAGAACGGCGACTTCACCCGCGACCTGTTCACCCAGGGCAAGCTCGGACTCTTCCAGTCCGGGCCCTACAGCCTGACCGCCGTCTCCGAGGGCGTGGCCGACTCCTTCGAGTGGGCGCTGGCGGCGCCCGTCGCCGGCCCCGAGGGGGCGAAGTCGCTGGTGCACGGCGTGGTCGCGGTCGGCAATGCGAAGGCCGACGAGGACAAGCAGGAGGGCATCGCCGCGCTGCTGACCTGGCTGGGCAGCGTGGACGGGCAGCTGCCGCTGGCCGAGAAGGGCGTCTCCTTCCCCGCCCACGTCGATGCCCAGCAGGCCTTCCTCGACTTCTGGGAAGACAAGGGCATCGACGTCAGCGTGTTCGTCGATGCCGCCAAGGACGCCGCGGAGGCCGACACCGGGGCCCGCGCCAACGCTGGGCTGGAGGCCGTGATGCCGATCTTCCAGGAGGTGTTCATCGGCCGCCTGACGGCGGAGGAAGGTATTCCCCAGGCGCAGGAGGAAGGCAACGCCGCGATGGCGGGGTGA
- a CDS encoding carbohydrate ABC transporter permease, with protein sequence MSTVTADAPRTSPTAPPAIRRRRPKGRTSGHVLTVVAWAAGLLFFAPVAWMVLTSFKQESQAASNPPTFFFTPTLEQYASVIGTAGAGSYLLNSVIATACSTLLVLVLAVPAAYAVSIRPVKRTQDFLFFFISTKMLPIVAVIMPIYVIAGQIQLLDNILTLIILYTAMNLPIAVWMMRSFFLEVPGEVLEAASIDGASLLRTMRTVLLPMVAPGVAATALICVIFAWNEFFFALNLTAANAATVPIFLMSTMTSEGLFLARLSAASVLASLPVVLAGWIAQKQLVRGLSMGAVK encoded by the coding sequence ATGAGCACAGTGACCGCCGACGCCCCGCGGACCTCCCCCACGGCGCCGCCCGCGATCCGGCGGCGTCGCCCCAAGGGACGCACCAGCGGACACGTGCTGACCGTCGTCGCCTGGGCCGCCGGCCTGCTGTTCTTCGCCCCGGTGGCGTGGATGGTGCTGACCAGCTTCAAGCAGGAGTCCCAGGCGGCCTCGAACCCGCCGACGTTCTTCTTCACCCCGACGCTGGAGCAGTACGCCTCGGTGATCGGTACCGCGGGCGCCGGGTCCTACCTGCTGAACTCGGTGATCGCCACCGCCTGCTCGACGCTGCTGGTGCTGGTGCTCGCCGTGCCCGCCGCCTACGCGGTGAGCATCCGACCGGTGAAGAGGACCCAGGACTTCCTGTTCTTCTTCATCTCCACCAAGATGCTGCCGATCGTCGCGGTGATCATGCCGATCTACGTGATCGCCGGGCAGATCCAGCTGCTCGACAACATCCTCACGCTGATCATCCTGTACACGGCGATGAACCTGCCCATCGCGGTGTGGATGATGCGCTCGTTCTTCCTCGAGGTGCCCGGCGAGGTGCTCGAGGCCGCGTCGATCGACGGTGCCTCGCTGCTGCGCACCATGCGCACTGTGCTGCTGCCGATGGTGGCCCCGGGTGTCGCGGCGACCGCGCTGATCTGCGTGATCTTCGCGTGGAACGAGTTCTTCTTCGCCCTGAACCTCACGGCCGCGAACGCAGCGACGGTGCCGATCTTCCTGATGTCGACCATGACCTCGGAGGGGCTGTTCCTGGCGCGGCTGTCCGCCGCCTCGGTGCTGGCCTCGCTGCCCGTGGTCCTCGCCGGCTGGATCGCGCAGAAGCAGCTGGTGCGCGGCCTGTCCATGGGTGCGGTGAAGTAG
- a CDS encoding carbohydrate ABC transporter permease produces the protein MNARRPLLGWLLIAPSLIGVSAFLILPVLLAFIVSLFHWDLLGTRDFIGLDNYASLLADGALANSLLVTALFTLISVPVSLALGLALASQLVRAVPGSAVVRVIVVVPWVCAPLALGVVWKWIFQPSVGALNQILGVRIEWLTDPSLALPAVAFVAIWQNVGYISLFFQAGLSRIPGSIYEAARLDGAGPWRSMWHMTIPLLRPTTFFLAVTQVVASFQVFDMVYALTGGGPQHRTEVIASLIYQEAFTSSSLGRASAVAVILFVLLVIITLIQQRYFARRITYDMS, from the coding sequence ATGAACGCCCGTCGGCCCCTGCTGGGATGGCTGCTGATCGCCCCCAGCCTGATCGGGGTCAGCGCCTTCCTGATCCTGCCGGTGCTGCTGGCCTTCATCGTCTCCCTGTTCCACTGGGACCTGCTGGGCACTCGCGACTTCATCGGGCTGGACAATTACGCTTCTCTGCTGGCCGACGGGGCGCTCGCGAACTCCTTGCTGGTCACGGCCCTGTTCACCCTGATCTCGGTGCCCGTCTCCCTCGCGCTGGGCCTGGCCCTGGCCTCCCAGCTGGTCCGGGCGGTGCCCGGTTCGGCGGTGGTGCGGGTGATCGTGGTGGTCCCCTGGGTGTGCGCTCCGCTCGCGCTCGGCGTGGTGTGGAAGTGGATCTTCCAGCCGTCGGTCGGCGCGCTGAACCAGATCCTCGGGGTGCGGATCGAATGGCTGACCGACCCGAGCCTGGCCCTGCCCGCGGTGGCCTTCGTGGCGATCTGGCAGAACGTCGGCTACATCTCGCTGTTCTTCCAGGCCGGCCTGTCGCGCATCCCCGGCTCGATCTACGAGGCGGCGCGGCTGGATGGCGCCGGACCCTGGCGCTCGATGTGGCACATGACGATCCCGCTGCTGCGCCCGACGACGTTCTTCCTGGCCGTCACCCAGGTGGTGGCGAGCTTCCAGGTGTTCGACATGGTCTACGCCCTCACCGGCGGCGGCCCCCAGCACCGCACCGAGGTCATCGCCTCCCTGATCTACCAGGAGGCCTTCACCTCCTCGAGCCTGGGACGCGCGAGCGCCGTCGCCGTGATCCTGTTCGTGCTGCTGGTGATCATCACCCTGATCCAGCAGCGCTACTTCGCCCGCCGCATCACCTACGACATGAGCTGA
- a CDS encoding sugar-binding transcriptional regulator, with protein sequence MARNGTMPGREDRPDGQVGSTSLDADGARGRASSASALSGQPGSDEGGASASEGAVGEDPSGGAGPSGGAIPSGGAGSTGGAGRSDGAPSGGVAGSGDGSLKATLASEYFLDGLSKVEIGRRHALSRFQVARLLDEARDEGIVRIQIVDPSAAGRDYATLAQQLGISSVTVAAARPGESMRAAIARQAAHLLTTRLREGGRLGVAWSRTLMHLPDTLEVLPAVDIVQLVGPLSAAGYSTAESSALVHTLGARSGGRVWALPTPLVVDSPQVAASLRSMEEVRTTLDAADALDVAVVSLGAWSAGASTLWARLGADEQRRAQEAGIVAEICGIMLGGTGAVWHSALEDRVIGVRADQLRRARVIAAAPAVGRPEAVIAAARSGLVDDIVLAPELADQVAALLE encoded by the coding sequence ATGGCGCGCAACGGCACGATGCCCGGCCGCGAGGACCGGCCCGATGGGCAGGTCGGATCGACCTCGCTCGACGCGGACGGCGCGCGCGGGCGCGCGAGCTCGGCGAGCGCGCTCTCGGGTCAACCAGGGTCGGACGAGGGGGGTGCGAGCGCATCTGAGGGCGCCGTCGGCGAGGATCCGTCGGGCGGCGCGGGGCCGTCGGGCGGTGCGATTCCGTCGGGTGGCGCGGGGTCGACGGGTGGTGCGGGCCGATCGGATGGGGCGCCCTCGGGAGGGGTCGCTGGTTCCGGCGACGGCTCGCTCAAGGCGACCCTTGCGAGCGAGTACTTCCTCGACGGGCTCTCCAAGGTCGAGATCGGTCGCCGTCACGCCCTGTCCCGCTTCCAGGTCGCCCGCCTGCTCGACGAGGCGCGCGACGAGGGCATCGTGCGCATCCAGATCGTCGACCCCAGCGCCGCCGGCCGCGACTACGCCACCCTCGCGCAGCAGCTCGGCATCTCCTCGGTCACGGTCGCCGCCGCGCGGCCGGGCGAATCGATGCGCGCGGCCATCGCCCGCCAGGCCGCCCACCTGCTGACGACGCGGCTGCGTGAGGGCGGGCGGCTCGGCGTCGCCTGGTCCCGCACCCTCATGCACCTGCCGGACACCCTCGAGGTCCTTCCTGCGGTCGACATCGTCCAGCTCGTCGGCCCCCTGAGCGCCGCCGGCTACTCGACGGCCGAGTCCTCGGCCCTGGTCCATACCCTCGGCGCTCGGTCCGGCGGCCGGGTCTGGGCGCTGCCCACCCCGCTCGTGGTCGACTCGCCGCAGGTCGCCGCCTCGCTGCGGTCGATGGAGGAGGTGCGCACGACGCTCGACGCGGCCGACGCCCTCGATGTCGCCGTGGTCTCCCTCGGGGCCTGGTCCGCCGGCGCCTCGACCCTGTGGGCCCGCCTGGGGGCCGACGAGCAGCGTCGTGCCCAGGAGGCCGGGATCGTCGCCGAGATCTGCGGCATCATGCTGGGCGGCACGGGCGCGGTCTGGCATTCGGCGCTCGAGGATCGTGTGATCGGAGTGCGGGCGGACCAGCTGCGACGGGCACGGGTGATCGCCGCGGCCCCGGCCGTCGGACGACCCGAGGCGGTCATCGCCGCCGCCCGCTCCGGACTGGTCGACGACATCGTGCTCGCTCCGGAGCTCGCCGACCAGGTCGCCGCGCTGCTGGAGTGA
- a CDS encoding ABC transporter substrate-binding protein — MGHPRPHPRRASGPADPGAAAPNPSTSSAAAPPPSSSVPATPDTTAPPPARPPRSLLRPRRRSVLGAGLTAGLGATALAGCGSGGSARESIVVAIVSNPQMQDAISLIDDFSQNHPDIDVQFVSLPENEARAKITASVATGGGEFDVVMISNYETPLWAPNGWLTDLEPYIAKTDGYEPEDFVPTIKDALTVDGSMYSVPFYGESAFLVYRQDLFDEAGLEMPKRPSWEDLRSFASTLHDPDSGMSGIALRGLAGWGENIAPMSTVLNTYGGCWFDMEWAPQLTSPEVREAISMYVDTLRSYGQPGAATSGFGECLTHFSQGNAAMWFDASSMVSGVENPDSSTVVGKTGYALGPTQLTEYAGWLYSWALAIPQTSEKKDAAWEFIAWMTHPDYFQLVGEEIGWEALPPGSRLSTYEIPEYAELSKNYAEPTLDSMENSTQENSMTVEVPYDGLQNVVIPEFQDLGTRVGQQFSAAIAGQKSVDEALEQSQGFAESVARTYGWEG; from the coding sequence ATGGGACACCCCAGACCACATCCGAGGCGGGCCTCGGGACCGGCCGACCCGGGCGCGGCCGCGCCGAATCCGTCGACCTCGAGCGCAGCCGCTCCCCCACCGTCCTCCTCGGTCCCGGCGACCCCCGACACGACTGCGCCCCCACCGGCGCGCCCACCCCGTTCCCTGCTGCGACCCCGTCGCCGCAGCGTGCTGGGCGCCGGACTGACCGCCGGGCTCGGGGCCACCGCCCTGGCCGGCTGCGGCTCCGGGGGAAGTGCCCGCGAATCGATCGTCGTCGCGATCGTGTCGAACCCGCAGATGCAGGACGCGATCAGCCTGATCGACGACTTCTCGCAGAATCACCCCGACATCGACGTGCAGTTCGTGTCGTTGCCGGAGAACGAGGCGCGCGCGAAAATCACCGCGTCGGTCGCCACCGGTGGCGGCGAGTTCGACGTCGTGATGATCTCCAACTACGAGACCCCGCTGTGGGCGCCCAACGGCTGGCTCACCGACCTCGAGCCCTACATCGCGAAGACCGACGGCTACGAGCCGGAGGACTTCGTGCCGACGATCAAGGACGCCCTGACCGTGGACGGCTCGATGTACTCGGTCCCCTTCTACGGCGAGAGCGCGTTCCTGGTCTACCGCCAGGACCTGTTCGACGAGGCCGGACTCGAGATGCCGAAGCGCCCCAGCTGGGAGGACCTGCGCTCCTTCGCCTCCACCCTGCACGACCCCGACAGCGGGATGAGCGGCATCGCCCTGCGCGGGCTGGCCGGCTGGGGCGAGAACATCGCGCCGATGAGCACCGTCCTGAACACCTACGGCGGCTGCTGGTTCGACATGGAATGGGCGCCGCAGCTGACGTCCCCCGAGGTGCGGGAGGCGATCTCGATGTACGTCGACACGCTGCGCTCCTATGGGCAGCCCGGCGCCGCGACCTCCGGCTTCGGCGAATGCCTGACCCACTTCAGCCAGGGCAACGCCGCCATGTGGTTCGACGCGTCCTCGATGGTCTCCGGGGTCGAGAACCCCGACTCCTCCACCGTGGTCGGCAAGACCGGCTACGCGCTGGGGCCGACGCAGCTGACCGAGTACGCCGGCTGGCTGTACTCCTGGGCCCTGGCCATTCCGCAGACCAGCGAGAAGAAGGACGCGGCCTGGGAGTTCATCGCCTGGATGACCCATCCGGACTACTTCCAGCTGGTGGGCGAGGAGATCGGCTGGGAGGCGCTGCCGCCCGGCTCGCGGCTGTCGACCTACGAGATCCCCGAGTACGCCGAACTCTCCAAGAACTACGCCGAGCCGACGTTGGACTCGATGGAGAACTCCACCCAGGAGAACTCGATGACCGTCGAGGTCCCCTACGACGGTCTGCAGAACGTGGTGATCCCCGAGTTCCAGGACCTCGGCACCCGCGTCGGCCAGCAGTTCTCCGCCGCGATCGCCGGACAGAAGAGCGTCGACGAGGCGCTGGAGCAGTCGCAGGGCTTCGCCGAATCGGTCGCCCGCACCTACGGATGGGAGGGCTGA
- a CDS encoding NAD(+) synthase, giving the protein MNAATSPADPHASIYDHGFVRVAAVTLPVALADPATNVQRHLEQLQALEEQQVGLAVFPELSLTGYSLDDLVLQEPLLDAAEAALATLIEASRDLLPIIVVGAPLRSRDRARLFNCAVIIHRGEVLGIAPKQNLPTYREFYERRWYAPGDDADGVLVCIAGQDHRLTPHGIITVPDVPGLRLFVEICEDMWVPVPPSAQAVLAGATVVANLSGSPITVGRAEDRKLMARSASARCQSAYVYAAAGEGESTTDLAWDGQTFVYECGDLLGESERFPQGPRATVVDVDLDRIIAERRRQSTMDDNRRTHATALEGFEAGVETSLFAPDGLAPDGSGADGRAPVGRGSSSADGTGTAHGAEGGAPRPATGPLRRPLHRFPFVPDDPSRLAQDSYEAFSIQVAGLVRRLSAIGGDEPGGARPVIGVSGGLDSTHALIVCARAMDLLGRDRSEILAYTMPGFATTEHTRSNAELLSEAIGASFATIDIRPASTQMLADMGHPVGRGEEVYDVTFENVQAGMRYDYLFRLANHHGGIVVGTGDLSELALGWCTYGVGDQMSHYGVNAGVPKTLIQHLIRWVIAEGLFDAATGQLLQAVLDTEISPELIPTRPGEKAQSTEDSIGPYALHDFTLYHVLRRGYGPAKIAYLAHQAWGDLEAGQWPAGYADGDKRAYTRAEIRDWLTVFTRRFFSNQFKRSAVPNAPKVLAGGSLSPRGDWRMPSDVTSRAWLAEIEREVPGD; this is encoded by the coding sequence ATGAACGCCGCGACGTCGCCAGCCGACCCCCACGCCTCGATCTATGACCACGGCTTCGTGCGGGTGGCGGCGGTGACATTGCCGGTCGCGCTCGCCGATCCGGCCACCAACGTCCAGCGCCACCTCGAGCAGCTGCAGGCGCTGGAGGAGCAGCAGGTGGGCCTGGCCGTGTTCCCCGAGCTGTCGCTGACCGGCTATTCGCTGGACGACCTGGTGCTGCAGGAGCCGCTGCTGGATGCCGCCGAGGCCGCGCTGGCCACCCTGATCGAGGCCAGCCGCGACCTGTTGCCGATCATCGTGGTCGGCGCCCCGCTGCGCTCCCGCGATCGCGCCCGGCTGTTCAACTGCGCCGTGATCATCCACCGCGGCGAGGTGCTGGGCATCGCCCCCAAGCAGAACCTGCCCACCTACCGCGAGTTCTACGAGCGCCGCTGGTATGCCCCGGGCGACGACGCCGACGGCGTTCTGGTGTGCATCGCCGGGCAGGACCACCGGCTGACCCCGCACGGCATCATCACGGTGCCCGACGTGCCGGGGCTGCGTCTGTTCGTCGAGATCTGCGAGGACATGTGGGTGCCGGTGCCGCCGTCGGCCCAGGCCGTGCTCGCCGGGGCGACCGTGGTCGCGAACCTGTCGGGCTCCCCGATCACCGTCGGCCGCGCGGAGGACCGCAAGCTCATGGCCCGCTCCGCCTCCGCCCGCTGCCAGAGCGCCTATGTCTACGCGGCCGCCGGCGAGGGCGAATCGACCACCGACCTGGCCTGGGACGGGCAGACCTTCGTGTACGAATGCGGTGATCTGCTGGGGGAGTCCGAGCGCTTCCCGCAGGGCCCGCGCGCCACCGTCGTCGACGTCGACCTGGACCGCATCATCGCCGAGCGCCGCCGCCAGAGCACCATGGACGACAACCGCCGCACCCACGCCACGGCGCTCGAGGGCTTCGAGGCCGGGGTCGAGACCTCGCTGTTCGCGCCTGACGGGCTTGCTCCCGATGGCAGCGGGGCCGACGGACGCGCACCGGTCGGCCGCGGGAGTTCGTCGGCCGACGGCACGGGGACGGCCCACGGCGCCGAGGGCGGAGCGCCCCGCCCCGCGACCGGCCCGCTGCGTCGGCCCCTGCACCGCTTCCCCTTCGTGCCCGACGACCCGTCGCGCCTCGCGCAGGACAGCTACGAGGCGTTCTCCATCCAGGTCGCGGGGCTGGTGCGTCGGCTCTCGGCGATCGGCGGCGACGAGCCCGGCGGTGCGCGACCCGTCATCGGGGTCTCCGGCGGTCTGGACTCGACGCACGCGCTGATCGTGTGCGCGCGGGCGATGGACCTGCTGGGTCGCGACCGCTCCGAGATCCTCGCCTACACGATGCCCGGCTTCGCGACCACCGAGCACACCCGCTCGAACGCCGAGCTGCTCTCGGAGGCGATCGGCGCGAGCTTCGCAACGATCGACATCCGTCCTGCCTCCACCCAGATGCTCGCCGACATGGGCCACCCCGTCGGCCGCGGCGAGGAGGTCTACGACGTGACCTTCGAGAACGTGCAGGCCGGCATGCGCTACGACTACCTGTTCCGCCTGGCGAACCACCACGGCGGCATCGTGGTCGGCACCGGCGACCTCTCCGAGCTGGCGCTGGGCTGGTGCACCTACGGGGTGGGCGACCAGATGTCCCACTACGGCGTCAACGCCGGTGTGCCCAAGACGCTCATCCAGCACCTGATCCGCTGGGTGATCGCCGAGGGGCTGTTCGACGCGGCGACCGGCCAGCTGCTGCAGGCAGTGCTGGACACCGAGATCTCCCCGGAGCTGATCCCCACCAGGCCGGGGGAGAAGGCGCAGTCGACCGAGGACTCCATCGGCCCGTACGCGCTGCACGACTTCACGCTCTACCACGTGCTGCGCCGCGGGTACGGTCCGGCGAAGATCGCCTACCTCGCCCACCAGGCCTGGGGTGATCTCGAAGCGGGTCAGTGGCCCGCGGGATACGCCGACGGGGACAAGCGCGCCTACACCCGCGCCGAGATCCGCGACTGGCTGACCGTGTTCACCCGGCGGTTCTTCTCCAACCAGTTCAAGCGCTCCGCCGTGCCGAACGCGCCGAAGGTGCTGGCCGGCGGCTCCCTGTCCCCGCGCGGGGACTGGCGGATGCCCTCGGACGTCACCTCCCGGGCCTGGCTGGCCGAGATCGAGCGCGAGGTGCCCGGGGACTGA